CATGATGGACATCGCCACCGCCTCGCCGAGCCCCGAATTCCGCCGCGAACGCCGCGCCGCGGCCTCACTGAGCAGCCATTGGCTGGGGCTGGTGCTGGAGGAACTGGACTACGGCGTGCTGCTGCTGAACCAGCGCGGCGCGGTGCTGCACAGCAACCGCGCCGCCCGCCAGACCATGGACGCGCAGTACCCGCTGCAGCTGCTGGGCGGCCAGCTGCGCGCCCGCAGCGCCAAGGACATCAAGCCGCTGTACGAGGCCCTGGCCCAGGCCGAGGGCGAGGGCCGGCGCTGCCTGCTGCGCCTGGGCGAGGGCAGCGAGCAGGCCAATGTGGTGGTGGTGCCGCTGAATCGCGATGTCGAGCAGGCCGCGGTGCTGCTGGTGCTGGAGCGGCGCCAGCTCTGCGGCGCGCTGGCCGCGCAATGGTTCGCGCTGCGCTACGGCCTGACCCCGGCCGAGACCGAGGTGCTGAAGGCGCTCAGCGATGGCCATGAGCCCAGCAGCGTCGCGCAGAGCCAGGGGGTGGCGATCTCGACGGTGCGCACCCAGATCCAGAGCATCCGCGCCAAGTCCGGCGCCCCCAGCATCCGCGAGCTGCTGCGCCAGCTGGCGGTGCTGCCGCCGCTGATGTCCGCCCTGTACAACTGACACTGACGCGCCGACTTACATCCTCTAACATGTGGCGCTTCGAACGGCCCCCTCCCCGGGCCGTCGGCCTGGAGAGCGCCCATGGACACGTCCGCCGTTCTTGCGCCGATCCTCGAGCCCGCCCTGGCGGGCCTGCCCGCCCCGCTGGCCGAACTGGCCGCGCGCGGCCTGGCGCGCAGCTATCGCAAGGGCACCCTGCTGATCGAGGAGGGCACGCAGGGCGACTGCATCTACCTGGTGCTGTCGGGCCGGCTGCGCGCCTTCGGCTGCGACGCCCGCGGCCGCGAGGTCACCTATGGCAGCTACGGCGCCGGCGACTACGTCGGCGAGATGAGCCTGGACGGCGGCCCGCGCTCGGCCAGCGTGATCACCGAGGAGCCGAGCCGCTGCGTGATGCTGACGCGCGAATCGATCCTGGCCCATATCGCCCAGCACCCCGAATTCGCGCTGGACCTGCTGACCCGCGTAATCCGGCGCGCCCGCGCGGCCACCTTGTCGACCAAGCAGCTGGCGCTCAACGATGTCTACGGCCGGCTGAAGGCCCTGCTGGAAAGCGCGCCGGACGAGCGCCTGACGCACCAGGCGATGGCGCAGCGCCTGGGCTGCTCGCGCGAGATGGTCTCCAAGCTGATCAAGGACCTGGAGCTGGGCGAATACCTGGCACGCGCCGGCACC
This genomic stretch from Roseateles sp. DAIF2 harbors:
- a CDS encoding LuxR C-terminal-related transcriptional regulator; the encoded protein is MMDIATASPSPEFRRERRAAASLSSHWLGLVLEELDYGVLLLNQRGAVLHSNRAARQTMDAQYPLQLLGGQLRARSAKDIKPLYEALAQAEGEGRRCLLRLGEGSEQANVVVVPLNRDVEQAAVLLVLERRQLCGALAAQWFALRYGLTPAETEVLKALSDGHEPSSVAQSQGVAISTVRTQIQSIRAKSGAPSIRELLRQLAVLPPLMSALYN
- a CDS encoding Crp/Fnr family transcriptional regulator; amino-acid sequence: MDTSAVLAPILEPALAGLPAPLAELAARGLARSYRKGTLLIEEGTQGDCIYLVLSGRLRAFGCDARGREVTYGSYGAGDYVGEMSLDGGPRSASVITEEPSRCVMLTRESILAHIAQHPEFALDLLTRVIRRARAATLSTKQLALNDVYGRLKALLESAPDERLTHQAMAQRLGCSREMVSKLIKDLELGEYLARAGTGRYQLLRPLPGRW